ggcctggcctgggctGGCCTTCCATGGCCTGGCTTTCGGTGTGTTGGCCTCAAATCTTGGCCGGCTATTGGCTAAGAGGTAGGCGGGTGGCAGGGCAGACAGCGTTTCCAGTGGCTCAGAggcaataaatttcaatttgctggctgtggctctgggctctgggctctggggctTGGGGCTCTCTAGGTGCTCGCCTGGCAACAATGCAATGCGGAGGTAAAATGATAAAAATTCGATTACATTCAGGTGTGAACTTACATATATTGCAGCGATTTACTTGTTTTTGTACTCTACAATCTGGTAATTGAGTCTCTCGCCttgcctggcctggtctggtctggtctggtctggctgTAAAGCTGAGTATCAGATCGATTTCAATCTACGAGtagaataataaatatttcagaTTTCAGATGTTGTGCATTGAATCATTCAAGGCAGGAGACTTTTCGAATCATGTTTCGCACTTTGTTGCAGGTATACTCGTATTGTACTCGTACTGTATCCAAGTGAACCTCTCAGATCGGAGTTAATCTTTCGCGCCCCAGTCAGGAGGCCACTGAGGTAGCTCATTGGTAGATCGACTCGAATATCGGTTGCCTCCTTCTGTTCTCGATTCTCTATTCTCGCACAGCTCTCGagcaggcccagcagcagacTGTGCCAATTGCCTGCTAGAGGTGCTGTAGTGGGAGCTGGATTCTGGCTCCGTTggcatcctccatcctccatcctcctccTTTGGTCTGCGGCCCTTGTTGGTCATTAATCATGCACTGTGAACGACAAGCGTATAAGTTACTAGCCGATTGGCCCCAAAAAAGGCCATTGGAATTGGGCTCAGCGAGGGTCCAACCGCTTCGAGGACTAGAAATGGCTCAAAGAAAGCCTTAGCCTtagccttcgccttcgcctaaTTGGATGCAGATGGGCATAACGGACCCCAAAGACCCCAACTAGAGAGGCGGACAACGTTTACAATTTGGTGATTCGATTTTCTGGTTACTGTGATTGCTGGGAATCGCTGTGATCGTAATCGTTTATGATCAGTCAGTAGCTGAGGTTATATAACTGTGACTTGAAGTGTTCCTTGGGTTGTAATACGAGTAAAGTACTACTATGTATATGGACTTTTTCTAACAATCGATTAGCATTCGATAAGCATTCTGCATGCCCATaatcgaaacagaaacagaaaaagaaacaatgtTTGTGGCCACAACGCGCTTCGTTGATTTTTGGATATTTTATGCCTTTTTTGATTCGGCTTGGCATGCGATGGACTTGTGTCATAATTGAATTGCTCCTCTGCCCAGAGACTGGCACGCGATGTGCAGTGGCTGGGTGGCGGAGCAATTAAACTGGTTTTCACTTTTTCCTAAAGGAAAACGCTGAACATGCTGCAGGCAACAAAACCTCAACTAAAGAAACTCATTTAGCCGGGTCTGGGCTCCGAGTGGCTTCAATTTCTCTACATGAGATACGAGTCTACTATAGATGGTAAAACCCTTTTGAAATATATGGGGTCTAAGGAATGTTCGTGGGGGCAACACCCACAATGGCCAGCCAGAGCCGTCAACAGCCATTAGCACTTTGGCACATAATTGATACGTGGCTGGACCATAAAGCAAAATGCATAGACATCCACTTCGACAGACAGACCAAAAGACCAACAGACGAAAAGAGACAGACCCGGGCTCAGAGTCGGCTCAGAAAATGACGTTGTAAGAAAATCGAATAAAAAGGAATTCTTGACTCTTTCATTCTCGATGCTCTTGAGATTTTCCTATAGAACACCTTCGGGGGCGTTGTGCCATACGACACCACGcggcctgggactgggactgagactgggactgggtctgggacGGGCGCGTTCTGTACGGTTTCGATCCGATCCGTTCCGGAACGTAACtaacaatttatttaatacGCTGTACGTGCGCTTTAATAAAAGGCTCAATCAATCTGTGAAGCTAAGAACAAACCCGAAGGAGATTCTCCCTTCAAATATGATCGAATCAGCGATGCTCTATAGGATGATATACTGAAGAAGGAGTGTGTACTATGCAGAAGCATTGTTCGTTAGTATCGAATGTGAAGATAGTGTAGTTTATTGGTAAATATCGTATAAGATAAATTACCTAGAGTCTTGGTACAGTATCCAGTATGTTAAGAAACGTCACCAAAAGGGATTATACAGTTCACATTCCATTACTGAATCCTCTAGGCCATTTCGAAATGCCTCCTTCTTCTCAAAGATGACTTACCCGATCTGCTTTtggaaccgaaccgaactgaaccTCTTTGAAGTGTGCATACAATGTCTCGAGTGCTTTGGGGCCTCCAGAATGATGCACGAGACTCTGTAGTGACAGATACATAGACAACAGCGAGCACAATAacgatgataatgataatgatgatgatgatgatgatgttgatggtgAGGATGATGAAAACGATGACGCTTGACGACTACGTCGATGTGGATCCTTTCGGCGCTGCTGCAGACAGCGTGTCGAATGGTCTGCCAGAGGAGGCGCGGAGCGGCTGATGCTGGGGCACTGAGAGGCTTTTCGCTAATGAAGCCATAAAGATATGTATTATTCCATAAATTTAACTGAGGCTGCCTATGACACCCACACGGAAACATGGTGGGCACTGGTATTGCAGCTGGAGCTCGAGCGAGAGGATTAGTCTTGCCTTTTACTTGGGCTTGATAATGCGGCCAAAGTTTATGCATTTGACGACGGGAACTGCACTTAATTTTGCCAACAATTAGCCACGCAAAAGGGAGTATCAGGGCGATGTGCCACAACGGTGATGGAAGGGGTGGGGAGTGtaggggagggggagaaggCGTTGCACCTATGCTGAGATTGGTGCAACGAAAAGTTCTTTTCCTTATTGCGGCCCCTTGGCACTCGTGGTTGTGGCTCAGGCCCTGGTTTTTTagctctgtctgtctttcaaACGCCTAACAAGGTGTCAATATCTTAAAAATTTTATCTTTCTGCACATAAAACTCAAGCGGATCATAGTAAATCAGCCTTTGGTCAGGCAGAAGACGACGGCGACTTCGACTATGGCCCAATGCCCACTCTTAGACCAGAGTTAGCCACCATCTAAAAGGCCTTTAAGCCTTTTTTTCTCTCCACTCTTCCCTCTTCCTTCATTTTGGACGAGGCACAGCCTTAACCCGAATGCCACCCCGCCGCACCGACAACAATGGACGGCTCTCTGACCAATGGAGCGAGCAATGTGCCTCTTATACGCCGGATTTACGATCCGACtctcgtcgccgtcgccgtcgtcagcgtcagcgtcgtGGCACAAGAAATATTCGATGGCCAGGCAACGATTAAAACGGACGCTTCACGCATGCGCGTTCACACACTCTGATACTTGCACTTACATTTATATGCATTCTGCATAATGGACTAAAGCACATGGAGGAAAGCACAGTGGAGGGCACCTGCATAGGAGCCAGCTGGGTGGACGTGGACAGCCTTGCAGATCATTTTTAACCTCAGCTCAGCACTCAGCTCACTCAGCACTTTTACAGCACTCAATGGTCCGCCCAATGTTCAGAAGTTCTGCAGTAGAGCCCTGCAGGAATCCACGGTATTCATAAAGTCACGGCTACACTCATGCCTCATGCATCTAGAATGCCTCTAGAATGCGTTAGATCATTGCGAATGCTGCCTTCAGCCAGATTCGGATCACCCCGAATAATTAAAGCCGAGTGCGAGCTCTGCGGATGAAAATCAGTAAATTTCTTTCGCAGTCTCTGAAATGACTCAAAACATAGAACTCCTCTCCTTCTTCCTCTCTACTTCTTTTATTTGGCGCAAAACATTCTTTAGTTATACAAGTACTCGTATCTGAAATTCATTTTAGTCAGTGGGAAGTAAGAAAATATGAAGGAGAAGCTAACTAGAGAGCGATCGCGTATAAAAGCCAAACTATTCTGATCTGACATAGTAAAAATTACGAGCAAGATGTTTTTTGCAATATCGTCTTTGGTTCGTATATAATTGTGTGTCCAGCACTGTAAATTGTAAAAGAGGgctcgctgttgctgttgagcAATGTTCACTGGGTGTTTGGCCTGCCAGCATTTGCAACACCACAGAGCCAGTGCCaaagccagtgccagtgtcagagcaagagcaatagcagcaagcagcaagcagacCGGCATCCCAACcttggcatcggcatcggcaacagcatcagcatcagcggggtcgggctatggctatggcttcGACTTGGGTTGTGGCGGCCAGAGCATGCATGGGGGATACGGATTGGGGCGCATCATCATGTGCGCATTGCACGCACGTGATTAAAGCGTAGCCCCGTCGCGAGACAGTGTTCAAGGGCGAAGGGcgagggactgggactggccaAGTTCTGCTTATAAATCAGAATTCGCTCTTTTTTTGGGACGACAATGAACCCGATCCGAGTTGCAAGAGGGGCACCAACCGCACTACAtattgataaataaataagatcGCCAAAAGGCTTTTGTCTCTGGATATTCGGTATCTCCGCTCCGCCCATTCCGTTGGTGGCAAGTTCAATGCACTTGTGCGACTggtttcaatttaaatttgaaaatgcATCCGCGAAGATTTACGCGCGGCATCTTTAATTTGTGgataaaaaacacacacagagatggCACTGACCGAAAATTAATAATCGAAGGGGGGTTGAAGGAGCATTCCCCAGCCATTCCTATTGAGAGCGATGATGCTCCACGGGCTGACACTTGACCCAGACGGCGCCGGCGTGTCTTGTAGCAAATAAATTAAGGCGCTCATGAAGTGCCACAGGCTACGGACGGACCGACTCTGACACATTTGTGACTCTGTCCGCTCAGTCCCGCTCAGGCCAACAGTCGGCACTTCTATGgatccacatccacgtccacgtccaggtccgggttcgggttcgggctcGGATTCTGTTCCAGACATTCAAATCGCTCGAAATCAATCAGGTTCGGGGAGGATTACGGTCTTTGGCGCCGCTGCGATGAGGCCAATGTAATATTAGCCAATCTAAGCTAGAGGTCAAAGCCAGTTCTCGGTTCTTCCTCTGCGAATTCGTGAAAATATTCTAGCTCCATCAAAGTGGCAGGAGAAcgattttaaatattttttaaccATAAAGAAAGTTGATACAAAAGACAGGTAATGAGATCGTTGCAGCCGAGGAAAAAAGTTCGTCTggatacaaacaaaaaatgcattaaagTTTGATTGGAAACGTGAATACGCATTTATCTCTATGGAGAAAATAAAACCATGTAGATATTCTTTCCTTTATTAGCTATAATATTTTTTCTACAGAGTTGATGTAATATATTTGTCTTAAAGTGTTTTATACGGCATACGGAATTTTgaatacatttatatttaatttaaattgaattctATTCAATTTAGCAATTTTTGTACTTAAAACTCGATTCATTTCGTGTTTCGTTTTAGTAAATCCTTTTTTTCTCTCAATGTACTATCTTCTCAATAACAATGAATATtccaatttcaatatttcaatatatgtattttccagAACATAagaatttcattattttttataaatacgTATTATGTGTATTTGTActtttactattatttttcGTTGGGTTGTTGACCAATTGACTTTTGGCCAGCGCAAGCGCACGAGCCACAAACCCGCCTTGATCTTGTGCCCAGTCAGGAGTTATTAACGCAATGTGTCTCGGGTTTGTCATGAAATTCAATCCAGCGATCCGGAGAAAGGCAAAACCTAATATTAGAATGCCTCTAAGTTGGGATTGGCTTAAGTGGCGAGGATTACATAAATATCTGGTACTAAAGAAAACTTTGGTAAGACAATATTTGCAAGGCcaacagccagagccaagTGACAGGTTTAATTTGAGAGATAATGTAGAGATGACAACGACAGCCTTGGATTAGCTAAAACAAGGATTAGGCACAACACGCAGACAACTTCTAATTGAGATACGCCGCGGAGAAATGTATGTGCATACAATACGGGTATACCCGCAGGattcatattcataaatcccctgcatcgcatcgcatcgtatCGCCGTTTCTAGTTTCTCATTTCTCGAATCATATTAAGTACTCCGCACGAATGTCTTTCCCTGCCTCTGATTAGATCTAAATGTGAACAGGTATTCCAGAAACAGGTAGGAATCGCTCAAGATCATGatcgcagtggcagtggcagtgtcagtggcagtcggagttggagtcgaGTCTGAGTTATTGCTGTTTATGGCGAATCACAAATTTGACTACACGCTCGTTTATAAGAGCATGACGCCGGAGTGGAATGTTTTCGGGTTTTGGGGCATGCCGAAAGGTTATTTACCCGCCTTCATGTCAATACGGTAACCGAGAACAAGGCGGACCGGACCTCTGGCTGACTTCTgacttctgccttctgccggCCGGCAAAAACTGATCAAACACTCGCAGATTTCCACTAACGATACCGTACTACACACATACTCGAATCGAGGGGGAGAGCGCAGAGAGGGGGGCTCCAGTTCAATTTGGAACGATCTACATAACATTTGTTGCGGCTAATGGCTTGGCATTGTGAGGGGCTCCCAATATGGAGATGGATATGCATACCCAGTGGTCAATGAAAATTAAACCCCTCTGAGCCCCATTTGCACTAGCCCTGATGGAGATACATTTCAGCATaatattgtacatttttggCTACTAAGGCAATTAAGATAGTAAGAATATATGGATCCACCAATATTCTTAAGACGCTActgatttttaaagatacagcttctttgaattgaaatatCAGCTACAACTATCTAGAAACTTTTTTCGTTATCGATCAACATAATATGGAGCATATGGCGATATATAATCATTACTCCGTatctacatacgagtatacacaGCCCATAGTTTTCGCCACTCGTTTGCCCTAGTGTGGACGGGGCTTAATTCTAACTGTAGTTTGCTGAAAGCGCGCGCCATACACAATAATACTTATAGAACGAGAGTGCTCCCGTTGCCGTTCCCCAGTTCCTATTGCCATTGCCTTTGCCATTGGTATTGCCTTTCCCACCTCAACACTTTGTATATCGATATATCATTAGCGGGCTTTTGATTTACAATCGCCTTTTGTGTGTGGACTTTgctgtttttctcttttgttgaGCCATTTTCGAGAGagtggctatggctatggctatggctctaGCTCTGAcagggggggaaggggggggggggggggactgatgctgatgctgggggTGCCACAAAGTCAGACCGCAATAATGGATGGCTAATAGCACTTTCCTGCCAGAGCGAAATTGAGAAGAACCAGCCACGAGCCATTGGATGCGATCCGATCCGAATGATGAAAGTGTTCTCCAATCTGCGAGCAATCGCTCGCACTGTTTAGTGGTACTTGCTTGTGGATATACTATTGGTAGATTCCCAATAAAGACCCTTACTTATCAGCTTTAACTGGAGGCAACTTCAGTGATAAGTTGGGTTCAATCACAGAAAAACTCAAGACACATTATGGGTACCGCTATGGCCAAAACGCTCGTTCTAAGACTCTCGTTtacctgctccctctctaCCTGTTCGAACTGCAACTCGAACATCGCGTTTGGGGCTGCGTGGTTCGCTTCAAACTTGTCTCAAACGACAAGACAAAGCTGCCCCAAAGTCCGACTTGCAGAGCGAGCTGGTTTTTCAAAAATCTTCGAAACTCCGAGCCGAGCGGACGTGTGAGCGCGAGGAGCGAAAGAAGCGAAAGAAGCAGCGCGGAAAAGTAGAATCCAGCGAATCCAACGAAtccaacgaaacgaaacgatcgCGATCGCGAGTGAGATGTGCCGCATCTGAAGCGGGCTACGGATTACGTGTTGCGGGTTACGGCTTACGGCTTACGGGCAGACGATTCAATGGCCAGCAGACGccgcctgcagctgctgctcctgctggtccTGCTGGTTCTGCAGTTGATCGGCACCACGCCGGCGTCTCGCAGCCTCAGTGTCAACGGGAACAACATCTGGCGGAGAGTGCGTCTCGTGACCAGCCAGGAAAGCGATCGCAATGCTTACCAGGTGCTCAAGCCGAGCAGCCGcaactccacctccacctccacctccacctccaagAGTACCACCACAAGTCCAAGCACAACTAGCACTAGCAccacatccacacccacatcGACAGCCATTCCTCCACACTCACAAAGATCAGCAAAGCAATTGGATCTCAACTTTCCGGGCAGCAACGTCTCGAATGCCGCCCGCCTGGAAATGTCCACGGAATTCTTCGTGGTGCCCACTCTGAcggccagcagcaccaccagcagcagcagctccaccaCGTCCACGCCCACGAGGAGTCTGGGAGCCAGAGCCCGATCCGCCAGCACACCCCGAGACAGCCAGGGGAACAGTAGCGGCCACGGACACAGCCACGGccatggccacggccacggtaCCCCTCCAAGCATCGTGTCCACGCACCTGCCCTTCGCCGGACTCCGGAAGGAGCCGTGGGTGGtgccggtgctggtgctggccacTCTCACCATGCTCATGATGGCCGCCTTCGAAATATTCGTGCTGTTCAAGGCCTGGCGAACCTCGCCCTCGCGACGTCACCTCTTCCTGGgccagatgctgctgcttggaCTGTTCGCCTGCGCCAGCCTGGGCGCCATCATTACCGCCCAGCCTACGCTCCTCAGCTGCGGGGCGATCCGCTTTGGGGTGGGTGTTGCCTACGCCCTTGTCTTCGCCGCCCTCCTGGTGAAGTGCGTCTTCCTGATCAGCCTGAACGGGGGAGTATACCTGCCGGCACCATACcagggcctgctgctgctcttcgcACTTCTCATCCAGGTGGCCATCGGGGGTCAGTGGCTGCTTACCCAGCCGCCCGAGGTGTACACCACCAGTGTGCCAGTGATGGGCAGCGGATTCCTCTCCACAACGGTGGCCTCGCAGACGAATTACTCGGCGCTGTTCTACCCCACGTCATACACCACGCTGGACGGAACGCCGGAGATCTACACGAGGATTGCGGCGGTCAGTACGGTCCTGATCCCGCTGTGTAAGACACAGTTCTCGGAGCTGCTCTTCTCGCTGATCTACATCGTGTTCCTCATCGTGTTCATCGCCGTGCTGGCCATCAAGTCGCGCGGAATACGTGACAACTACCGCGAGGCCACCTACATTGGCCTGGCCATTGGCGGCGCCATTCCCATCTGGCTGGGCTGGATGCTGTGCGGCCTGGCCGTGGCGGAGCGGCACAAGGACGCGTGCATCGCCTTCGGACTGGTGGCCACCTCGGCCACCGTCTTCCTGGTGATGTTCATGCCCAAGGGCAGGCAGCTGGCCGCCATGGGCAAGGAGGGGCTCTACGTCGAGGATCGGGAGGAGCAGTTCAGCTCTCTAAGTCGCGCTGGGTCCGGCTACTCGCCCTCCTTCTTCCACTTCAAGCCTATCAAGTACGGGGTGATGAGCGGCTGTGGGATTCCCAACTCCGCCTCCAATACGGGCCAGGGCCTGAGCTCCAAGCACTGTTCCAGTGccaacaatggtggaggtaAGTCCGTCTCCATATCCATAGAACCGTAGATCCATATTCATAGTCTTTGGATGTGTCACAATTTCTGCAAAAGGTCACCAGTCAATAAGTCTGTCAAAATGTACGAGCACTTGGACCCCACCTAGATCGGATTCAATCGCCCCATCCCCAATCCCCCACCCCGATGATTGCCTTTGCCCCTTGTGGCAGCTGTCAGTCAGTTCCTGTTAGTTTTGTAATAACTTTCTtttcttgcctcttgcctcatGTGCACGCGCTCCTAGGGGTGGGACTGGCAACCTCTTGAACTTTTATGTTTATCCATACGTTCGCTCTTTctaaaagcaaaaacaaaaaaataaaaaaacacacattcaagaagaaagaaaagcaaaagtctTAACTTTCAAAGTCAGCTCAGCAAGAGCTCCACCAGACGGTAGCCACGGCGCACAGTGGTTCACCGGCATTGGAAAGGGAATACACAATGGGAAGTACAAAAtatgaaaaaggaaaaggtcATGGCATATATGTAGGTCTTCTAATAGTACTGTTTCATAGTATGTTTATTTTGAATGAcaatttttaatcattttctTTGTTATAAATTATTCGGCATCATAGTCTGCCTTCTTCTCCGCTGCTTTTGCtattttgtatgcaaatttgtgcgctttctttctctgtttttctaGCTGAAAATTCTTAACGGTGGATTTTTCTAACGCCCAACCACtgtgcagcggcggcggcattaACTGGGCTTAAAATTGTTTTGCCAGGCCGTGTAATTGTTTGGCATATTAATTTTCCCGACGCCGCGCCGCAGCGTCGTGTAAGCCAAGTGCAGAAAGAGCTCACATGCAGagatctgtctgtctgtctgtctgtctatccatctgtctctatctctaaGTATCTCTATGCTCGTTTGGctccatctgtatctctatctctatctctgactctgtctgtctgtctgtctggctgctgctttcgttttcgttgtgaGAACGAACGGGCGAAGTTCGTGGCCAGAGTCTTTTGATTAAATTTCTTTTGCTGCCactgtgccgtgccgtggcTTAAGCCATTTCTGATGATGCAAATAAAGCCATCATCAGGAATGAAATTTACGATTCCAGATTTCACATCTGCCCATTAAGCGGTGTTAAGTGTCATGGAAACGGTCGCGACCCGGCCCCAAAAACAAACGCTTGGCAGATTGTCAAAGAGCAACCCCAATGAAAAGAAGCACAATACAAATGTCTCTGCAATTTTTGGCTATTTACGATCTACAGATTCGCCA
The sequence above is a segment of the Drosophila pseudoobscura strain MV-25-SWS-2005 chromosome X, UCI_Dpse_MV25, whole genome shotgun sequence genome. Coding sequences within it:
- the LOC4813685 gene encoding uncharacterized protein isoform X1 — encoded protein: MASRRRLQLLLLLVLLVLQLIGTTPASRSLSVNGNNIWRRVRLVTSQESDRNAYQVLKPSSRNSTSTSTSTSKSTTTSPSTTSTSTTSTPTSTAIPPHSQRSAKQLDLNFPGSNVSNAARLEMSTEFFVVPTLTASSTTSSSSSTTSTPTRSLGARARSASTPRDSQGNSSGHGHSHGHGHGHGTPPSIVSTHLPFAGLRKEPWVVPVLVLATLTMLMMAAFEIFVLFKAWRTSPSRRHLFLGQMLLLGLFACASLGAIITAQPTLLSCGAIRFGVGVAYALVFAALLVKCVFLISLNGGVYLPAPYQGLLLLFALLIQVAIGGQWLLTQPPEVYTTSVPVMGSGFLSTTVASQTNYSALFYPTSYTTLDGTPEIYTRIAAVSTVLIPLCKTQFSELLFSLIYIVFLIVFIAVLAIKSRGIRDNYREATYIGLAIGGAIPIWLGWMLCGLAVAERHKDACIAFGLVATSATVFLVMFMPKGRQLAAMGKEGLYVEDREEQFSSLSRAGSGYSPSFFHFKPIKYGVMSGCGIPNSASNTGQGLSSKHCSSANNGGDRVALVTAAPPSYTRMYHYFPAHLSPHPFCYYPPAPPPPLPPQPPPPQQAAPPTLTPLTLKQLGNSLTSMTQAAQLAKTLRYAPGMFIRPDETNLYTTLEPTLSTNPNVYFQRSGAVHPGILY
- the LOC4813685 gene encoding uncharacterized protein isoform X2 — translated: MASRRRLQLLLLLVLLVLQLIGTTPASRSLSVNGNNIWRRVRLVTSQESDRNAYQVLKPSSRNSTSTSTSTSKSTTTSPSTTSTSTTSTPTSTAIPPHSQRSAKQLDLNFPGSNVSNAARLEMSTEFFVVPTLTASSTTSSSSSTTSTPTRSLGARARSASTPRDSQGNSSGHGHSHGHGHGHGTPPSIVSTHLPFAGLRKEPWVVPVLVLATLTMLMMAAFEIFVLFKAWRTSPSRRHLFLGQMLLLGLFACASLGAIITAQPTLLSCGAIRFGVGVAYALVFAALLVKCVFLISLNGGVYLPAPYQGLLLLFALLIQVAIGGQWLLTQPPEVYTTSVPVMGSGFLSTTVASQTNYSALFYPTSYTTLDGTPEIYTRIAAVSTVLIPLCKTQFSELLFSLIYIVFLIVFIAVLAIKSRGIRDNYREATYIGLAIGGAIPIWLGWMLCGLAVAERHKDACIAFGLVATSATVFLVMFMPKGRQLAAMGKEGLYVEDREEQFSSLSRAGSGYSPSFFHFKPIKYGVMSGCGIPNSASNTGQGLSSKHCSSANNGGAHLSPHPFCYYPPAPPPPLPPQPPPPQQAAPPTLTPLTLKQLGNSLTSMTQAAQLAKTLRYAPGMFIRPDETNLYTTLEPTLSTNPNVYFQRSGAVHPGILY